TGGAGGTCGCCGCGCACAGCCAGAGCGATCAGCCCGTCAGCGATCTTCTTGGTCTCCTTGGCCTTGGCTTCTGTGGTTTCGATCCGCTCGTGCAGGATCAGCGCCGCCAGCAGCTGTCGAAAGAGCGCCGTGCGCTCCCCCGTGTCCCGGCCCAGCTTCCGGCCCTTGGCTCTCAGCCCCATGACCTCTAACCCCTTACTCCTTGTCCCGCAGCTTCAGGCCCAGGACGGCCAGCTTCTCCTTCACTTCGTCCAGCGACTTGCGGCCGAAGTTCTTCACGTTGACGATCTCCTCTTCCGTGCGCTGCACCAGGTCGCCGATGCTGTTGATGCCGGCGCGCTTCAAGCAGTTGTAGGGGCGCACGGAGAGGTCCAGCTCCTCGATGGGCATGGCGTAGAGGCGGCTCAGCTCCCCGTCCGGCCCGCCCTCCAGCGCCTGCGCCTCCGCTTCCTCCCCCATGCCGGAGAAGAGGCGGAAGTGGTCGATGAGGATGCGCGCCGCCTCCTGCACTGCCCCCTCCGGCCGGATAGAGCCGTCGGTCCACACCTCCAGGATGAGGCGGTCAAAGGTGGCCATCTGCCCCACCCGGGCGTCTTCCACCAGGTAGTTCACCTTGTGGATGGGGGAGAAGATGGAGTCCACCGGGATTACGCCGATGACGTGCTCGCTCTTGCGCTGCCGCTCCGCCGGCACATACCCCCGTCCCCGCTCCACCATGAGCTCCATGGCCAGGCGGGCGTCTCGCTTGTCCAGCGTGGCGATGTGCAGGTCAGGGTTAAGGATCTCCACTTCGGCGTCAGGCTGGATGTCCGCGGCGGTGACCTCACGCTTCCCCGCCACCTCCAGACGTAGCAGCTTGGGCTTGTCGGTGTGCAACTTCAGGGTGAGTTCCTTCAGGTTGAGGATAATCTGCGTGACGTCCTCCACCACCCCGGGGATGGTGCTGAACTCGTGCAGCACCCCTTCGATCTTCACGGAGGTAACGGCGGCGCCGGGGATGGAGGAGAGGAGGACGCGGCGCAGCGAGTTCCCCAGGGTGATGCCGAACCCCCGTTCCAGCGGCTCCACCACGAACTTGCCGTAGGTGTCGGAGAGCTCTGCGTACTCCACCTTCGGCCTGGACGTCTCCCACAGCGTGGCAATGCTCATCCTGCCCTCCTTGGCGCCACCCCCGGGACAGCGACACGCCCTGCGGGGGTTGTGGCGCCCTTACCGCGAGTAGTACTCCACGATCAACTGCTCCTGCACGGGGACGTCGATCTCGTCCCGCGCTGGCAGCGCCAGCACCCGGCCGGCGCTGCGGTCGGCGGACACCTCCAGCCAGGAGGGGACGGCGCGGGGCGGCGCACCCAGCACCTCCTTCACCCGGGCGTGCCTCCGCCCCCGCTCGCTCAGGCTCACCGTCTGCCCGGGCCGCACCTGATAGGCGGGGATGGTAACCTTGCGCCCGTCCACGGTGATGTGGCCGTGGGCCACCAGTTGCCGCGCCTCCCGGCGGGAGGCCGCCAGCCCCAGCCGGTAAATGATGTTGTCCAGGCGCATCTCCAAAAGTTGCAGCAGGCGTGTGCCGGTGACGCCCTTGGCCCGTGCCGCCTGCTGGAAGTAGTTCTTGAACTGGGTCTCATAGATGCCGTAGATGCGGCGCAGCTTCTGCTTCTCCCGCAGCCGCATGCCGAACTCACTGGGCTTGCGCCTGGTGGGCCGCGCACCGTGCATCCCCGGTGGGGTAGGGCGCTTGTGCACCGGGCACTTCTCCGTGTAGCACTTCTCGCCCTTGAGGTAGAGTTTCATCCCCTCCCGGCGGCACAGGCGACACACTGCTGTGGTGAACTGCCCCATAAGATCCTCCCTGCGGCCCCGCGCCCTAGACCCGGCGGCGCTTGGGCGGCCGGCACCCGTTGTGCGGGATGGGGGTCACGTCCTTGATGAGGTTGACCTCCAGCCCGGCGGCCTGCAGCGAGCGGATGGCCGCCTCCCGTCCGGCCCCCGGCCCCTTGACGTAGACCTCCACCTGGCGCACTCCGTGCTCCATCGCCTTGCGCGCCGCCGCTTCCGCGGCCAGGCCCGCGGCGAAGGGCGTCCCCTTGCGCGACCCCTTGAACCCAGACGTTCCGGCGCTGGCCCAGGCCAGCACGTTCCCCTGGGGGTCGGCGATGGTGACGATGGTGTTGTTGAACGTGGACTGGATGTGCGCCACCCCGGTGGGCACATTCTTCCGTTCCCTGCGCCGGCTTCGCGGTCGCTGTGCCATTCCCGTGCCTCCCGACTTCAGGCCTTGCCCGTGGGTGTGGTCCGCGCGCGTCGCACGCCCACCGTCTTCCTGGGGCCTTTGCGCGTGCGCGCATTGGTGCGCGTGCGCTGCCCGCGTACGGGCAGACCGCGACGGTGACGCAGCCCGCGGTAGGAACCGATCTCGGTCAGGCGGCGGATGTCCATGGCCGCCTCACGGCGCAAGTCTCCCTCCACCTTGAAGTGGCGGTCGATAAACTCCCGCAGCCGGGTGATCTCCTCCTCCGTCAGGTTGCGCACCCGTGTGTCCGGGCTGACGTTGGTGGCCTCCAGAATCCGCCTGGCGCGGCTGAGCCCGATCCCGTAGATGTAGGTCAACGCCACCTCCACCCGCTTTTCCCGTGGCAGGTCTACCCCTGCGATGCGTGCCATGCCCGCCTCCCTAACCCTGCTTCTGCTTGTGCTTGGGGTTCTCGCAGATCACCAGCAACCGCCGCCCGCGCTTGACGATCTTGCACTTCTCGCACATCCGGCGAACGGACGCCCGTACCTTCATCCTCGCACCCCGTTCATCGATATCGATAGGTGATGCGGCCCCGGCTGGGATCATAGGGGGACAGCTCCACCTTCACCCGGTCGCCGGGGAGAATACGGATGAAGTGGATCCGCATCTTCCCGGAGATGTGCGCCAGCACCCGGTGGCCGCTCTGCAGCTCCACACGGAACATGGCGTTGGGCAGGACCTCCACCACCGTCCCTTCCACCTCGATCAGGTCTTTCTTGGCCATCAGCTTCCAGTTCTCGCAGCCTGGGCGGGCGGCCTCTCCCCGCCCGCCTGGGCCACCACCTGCCGGATCTCCTCGTCGGCCGGCATCTCCCCGCGGGCCAGCTTGGCCGCCAGCTGCGGCACCACGCCGTGCACAACCAGGTGCTTCACGTTCTTTTTCTTGGGTCGGTGCACGCCGCGCCTCTCTCCATCGGCCACCAGGACCATATCATGCCCCAGGGTGGCGATGATCACGTACCGGTCCCCCCGGTCGCGCCCGGCGCGCGACGTCACCAGGCTTCCCAGAATCCCCCTCGCAGCGTCCGCAGCCACAAGTTTCTAGTATATGGGAGGCCGGCCGTTCAGTCCAGCGAGGTCAGCACCTCGGCGCCGTTCACGTCCACGGCCACGGTGTGCTCGAAGTGCGCTGAGCGAAGGCGGTCCCGGGTGCGTACGGTCCAGCCGTCTTCCAGGACGACCACCTCACTCCCCCCCGCGTTCACCATGGGCTCGATGGCCAGGGTCAGGCCGCGGCGCAGGGGGACCCCGGCTCCTGGCGTGCCGAAGTTGGGCACCTCCGGGCCCTCGTGCAGCTCACGCCCGATCCCGTGGCCGGCGAAGTCGCGGACCACGGAGAACCCCGCACCTTCCGCCACCTGCTGGATGGCCCAGCCCACATCCCCCGTGGTCCGGCCCTCCCGCGCCTCCCGGATCCCGGCGGCCAGCGCCTCCTCGGCCACCCGCAGCAGGCGGTACGTCTCCTCGTCCACGTCGCCCACGGGGACGGTCCGGGCCACGTCGCCGTGGAAGCCGTCCAGGTAAACCCCCAGGTCGATGGAGACGATGCTCCCCTGACGCAGACGGCGCCTCCCCGGGATCCCGTGCACCACCTCCTCGTCGACCGAGACACAGATGCTGGCCGGGTACCCCCGGTAGTGCTTGAAGGAAGGCACCCCTCCGTGGTCCCGGATGAATGTCTCCGCCAGGCGGTCCAGGTGACCCGTGGAAACGTCGGGAGCCACCGCCTGCAGCACGAGCTGCAGCGCCCTCGCGGCCAGCCGGCACGCCCTCCGCATCCGGGCGATCTCCTCGGCGGTCTTCACCACCACCAGTGCCGGCCGCGGCTTCACAGGCCCAGCGCCGCCTCCAGGCGGGTGTAGACCTCCTCCACCGTTCCTTCAGCGTCCAGTGCGGCGTAGACACCCCGGGCGCGGTAGAACTCCAGCACAGGCGCGGTCTGCGCCTGGTAGACCTCCATGCGCCGCCGGATGGTCTCCGGCCGGTCGTCTTCCCGCTGGTCCAACGGGCTGCCATCCAGGTCGCAGATGCCCGGCTGCCGCGGCGGGGTGAACTCCACGTGGTAGATGTGGCCCGCCGCCCGACACACCCGCCGCCCACCCAGCCGGCGCACCAGCGTCTCTGCGCCTACCTGGAAGTACACTGCCCGGTGGATCCTCCGCTGCAGTCGAGCCAGCAGCTCCTCCAGCGCCTCCGCCTGCGCCAGCGTGCGGGGGAAGCCGTCCAGCACGAACCCCGCGGCGGCATCGGTGCGGCGCAGCCGCGCCTCCACGATACCCACCATCACCGCATCCGGCACCAGCTCGCCGCGGTCCATGTACCGTCTCGCCTCAACCCCCAGCGCAGTGGCCGCCCCCACGGCCTCACGCAGGATGTCGCCGGTGGCAATCTGCACTATCCCCCGCCGCTGCTGCAGCAGCCGCGCCTGCGTCCCCTTGCCTGCTCCCGGGGGCCCGAAGAAGATCAGATCCATCGCCCACGGGCAGCCAGGGCCCCCAGGAATGCGGCGGGCGACGCCCCGGGGCGTTTCATCGCATGAAGCCTTCGTAGTGGCGCATGAGCACGTAGGCCTCGATCTGCTTCATGGTCTCCAGTGCCACTCCCACCACGATAATCAGGGAGGTCCCCGCCAGGTAGAAAGTGATAGCCCCACCCCCAAGGGCCGCGGGACCCCGGAAGAGGGTGGGCACCACGGCGATCAGGCCCAGCACCAGCGCCCCCACGAAGGTCAGCCGCTCGGTGACCCGGGTGAGGTAGTCGCTGGTCGGCCGGCCCGGCCGGATACCGGGGATGAAGCCGCCGTACTTCTTGATGTTGTTAGCCACGTCGTGCGGGTCAAAGGAGACCGCGGTGTAGAAGTAGGTGAAGATGATGATCAGGGCGAAGTAGAGGGCGTCGCCCAGATAGGACCCTCCCGGCAGGACCACGGCGGCCAGGCGCTGCAACCACTCCCACCGGCCGAACTGGGCAATGGTCTGGGGAAATTGCAGGACGGAGATGGCGAAGATGATAGGGATGACACCTGCCTGGATGAGCTTCATGGGCAGGTGCGTGGACTGCCCGCCGTAGACGCGCCGCCCCACCACCCGCTTGGCGTACTGCACCGGGATCTTGCGCGTGGCCTGAGTGACGCCCACCACCACGACGATGGACACCAGAACGATGGCCACATCCAGGAAAAAGGCCAGCGGCCCCAGCTCGCCTGCCCGCAGCAGCACCAGGGTGCGGCCGACCTGATCCGGCAGGCGGGCGACGATGCCCCCGAAGATGATCAGGGAGACCCCGTTGCCCACGCCGTACTCGGTCATGATCTCTCCCATCCAGGTGAGGAGCATGGTCCCCGCCACCAGGGTAGTGACGATCGTCCCCAGGACGAGGGGACGGGGATCGGGGATGGCGTTCTGGCTGCGGATCAGGTACATCTGGCCGATGCCCTGGAGGATGGCCAGGACCACGGTGAGGTAGCGGGTGTACTGCCCGATCTTGCGCCTTCCAGCCTCCCCCTCCTCCGTGGCCATTTCCTTCAGCCGGGGGAAGACCACCTGCAGCAGGCTGAAGATGATGGAGGCGGTGATGTAGGGGAAGACCCCCAGAGCGAAGATGGCGAAGTTGGACAGCGCCCCGCCGACGAAAAGGTCGAAGAAGGACAAGAGGCTGCCCTGCTGCTGGAAGAGCTGCTGCAGCGCCCGCACGTCCACCCCGGGCACCGGGAGGTGCGCCCCCAGGCGGTAGAGCACCAGCATGAAGGCGGTGAACAGCAGCCGCCGTCGCAGATCGGGGATGCGCAGGGGGTTGGAGAGGGAGCGCACCTGCATCAGGGGACGACCTCCGCCCTGCCCCCCGCCGCGGTGATGGCTTCCCGGGCCCCGCGGGAGAAAGCCTGCACCCGCACCACCAGGGGATGGGTCAGGCGCCCGCCGCCCAGCACCTTCACCGGCCCGCGCTCCACCAGACCCGCCGCCACCAGGGTGGCCACCGTCACCAGGGAACCCGCAGGAAAGCGGTTGAGGACGCGCACGGGAACCTCCTCCGGGCGCTGCCGCGGAGGGCCGCCGGTCATCACGCTGCCTGCGGCGCGCACGCCGCGGCGGAAGGGCAGCCGCTTGGA
This portion of the Armatimonadota bacterium genome encodes:
- the rplQ gene encoding 50S ribosomal protein L17 translates to MGLRAKGRKLGRDTGERTALFRQLLAALILHERIETTEAKAKETKKIADGLIALAVRGDLQARRQVGRLLTDPRARKRLFSEIVPRYQPGRGGYTRVLKTRRRRGDSAPMALVELVSP
- a CDS encoding DNA-directed RNA polymerase subunit alpha, which translates into the protein MWETSRPKVEYAELSDTYGKFVVEPLERGFGITLGNSLRRVLLSSIPGAAVTSVKIEGVLHEFSTIPGVVEDVTQIILNLKELTLKLHTDKPKLLRLEVAGKREVTAADIQPDAEVEILNPDLHIATLDKRDARLAMELMVERGRGYVPAERQRKSEHVIGVIPVDSIFSPIHKVNYLVEDARVGQMATFDRLILEVWTDGSIRPEGAVQEAARILIDHFRLFSGMGEEAEAQALEGGPDGELSRLYAMPIEELDLSVRPYNCLKRAGINSIGDLVQRTEEEIVNVKNFGRKSLDEVKEKLAVLGLKLRDKE
- the rpsD gene encoding 30S ribosomal protein S4 — its product is MGQFTTAVCRLCRREGMKLYLKGEKCYTEKCPVHKRPTPPGMHGARPTRRKPSEFGMRLREKQKLRRIYGIYETQFKNYFQQAARAKGVTGTRLLQLLEMRLDNIIYRLGLAASRREARQLVAHGHITVDGRKVTIPAYQVRPGQTVSLSERGRRHARVKEVLGAPPRAVPSWLEVSADRSAGRVLALPARDEIDVPVQEQLIVEYYSR
- the rpsK gene encoding 30S ribosomal protein S11, with product MAQRPRSRRRERKNVPTGVAHIQSTFNNTIVTIADPQGNVLAWASAGTSGFKGSRKGTPFAAGLAAEAAARKAMEHGVRQVEVYVKGPGAGREAAIRSLQAAGLEVNLIKDVTPIPHNGCRPPKRRRV
- the rpsM gene encoding 30S ribosomal protein S13; this translates as MARIAGVDLPREKRVEVALTYIYGIGLSRARRILEATNVSPDTRVRNLTEEEITRLREFIDRHFKVEGDLRREAAMDIRRLTEIGSYRGLRHRRGLPVRGQRTRTNARTRKGPRKTVGVRRARTTPTGKA
- the rpmJ gene encoding 50S ribosomal protein L36 → MKVRASVRRMCEKCKIVKRGRRLLVICENPKHKQKQG
- the infA gene encoding translation initiation factor IF-1, translated to MAKKDLIEVEGTVVEVLPNAMFRVELQSGHRVLAHISGKMRIHFIRILPGDRVKVELSPYDPSRGRITYRYR
- a CDS encoding KOW domain-containing RNA-binding protein, which gives rise to MTSRAGRDRGDRYVIIATLGHDMVLVADGERRGVHRPKKKNVKHLVVHGVVPQLAAKLARGEMPADEEIRQVVAQAGGERPPAQAARTGS
- the map gene encoding type I methionyl aminopeptidase; amino-acid sequence: MVVVKTAEEIARMRRACRLAARALQLVLQAVAPDVSTGHLDRLAETFIRDHGGVPSFKHYRGYPASICVSVDEEVVHGIPGRRRLRQGSIVSIDLGVYLDGFHGDVARTVPVGDVDEETYRLLRVAEEALAAGIREAREGRTTGDVGWAIQQVAEGAGFSVVRDFAGHGIGRELHEGPEVPNFGTPGAGVPLRRGLTLAIEPMVNAGGSEVVVLEDGWTVRTRDRLRSAHFEHTVAVDVNGAEVLTSLD
- a CDS encoding adenylate kinase, with the protein product MDLIFFGPPGAGKGTQARLLQQRRGIVQIATGDILREAVGAATALGVEARRYMDRGELVPDAVMVGIVEARLRRTDAAAGFVLDGFPRTLAQAEALEELLARLQRRIHRAVYFQVGAETLVRRLGGRRVCRAAGHIYHVEFTPPRQPGICDLDGSPLDQREDDRPETIRRRMEVYQAQTAPVLEFYRARGVYAALDAEGTVEEVYTRLEAALGL
- the secY gene encoding preprotein translocase subunit SecY, translating into MQVRSLSNPLRIPDLRRRLLFTAFMLVLYRLGAHLPVPGVDVRALQQLFQQQGSLLSFFDLFVGGALSNFAIFALGVFPYITASIIFSLLQVVFPRLKEMATEEGEAGRRKIGQYTRYLTVVLAILQGIGQMYLIRSQNAIPDPRPLVLGTIVTTLVAGTMLLTWMGEIMTEYGVGNGVSLIIFGGIVARLPDQVGRTLVLLRAGELGPLAFFLDVAIVLVSIVVVVGVTQATRKIPVQYAKRVVGRRVYGGQSTHLPMKLIQAGVIPIIFAISVLQFPQTIAQFGRWEWLQRLAAVVLPGGSYLGDALYFALIIIFTYFYTAVSFDPHDVANNIKKYGGFIPGIRPGRPTSDYLTRVTERLTFVGALVLGLIAVVPTLFRGPAALGGGAITFYLAGTSLIIVVGVALETMKQIEAYVLMRHYEGFMR
- the rplO gene encoding 50S ribosomal protein L15, which produces MLTIDTLRPAAGARRRRRRAGRGLGSGAGVYAGRGRKGQKARAGRGPRPGFEGGQTPLSKRLPFRRGVRAAGSVMTGGPPRQRPEEVPVRVLNRFPAGSLVTVATLVAAGLVERGPVKVLGGGRLTHPLVVRVQAFSRGAREAITAAGGRAEVVP